From Peromyscus maniculatus bairdii isolate BWxNUB_F1_BW_parent chromosome 8, HU_Pman_BW_mat_3.1, whole genome shotgun sequence, a single genomic window includes:
- the Snx11 gene encoding sorting nexin-11 isoform X3: MGFWCRMLENQELEEVITVRVQDPRVQNEGSWNSYVDYKIFLHTNSKAFTAKTSCVRRRYREFVWLRRQLQRNAGLVPVPELPGKSTFFGSSDEFIEKRRQGLQHFLEKVLQSVVLLSDSQLHLFLQSQLSVPEIEACVQGRGSLTVSDAILRYAMSNCGWAQEEKRQSTSHLAKGDQLNSCCFLPRSGRRNSPSPPLSEEKDHLETWAPVMDSEGPSLESPMLPPSSSPSCCDIAGPEEGLSVSQPVRRAVGGDHAVPLDPGQLDTVGEVSCG; the protein is encoded by the exons ATGGGCTTTTGGTGTAGGATGTTGGAGAACCAAGAGCTGGAG GAGGTGATCACGGTGCGTGTGCAGGACCCCCGGGTGCAGAATGAGGGTTCCTGGAATTCTTACGTGGACTATAAGATATTCCTTCAT ACGAACAGCAAGGCCTTTACTGCCAAGACCTCGTGTGTGCGGCGCCGCTACCGTGAGTTTGTGTGGCTGAGGAGACAGCTGCAGAGGAATGCGGGCTTGGT GCCGGTCCCTGAACTTCCTGGGAAGTCCACTTTCTTTGGCAGCTCTGATGAGTTCATTGAGAAGCGACGGCAAGGCCTACAGCATTTCCTAGAAAA GGTCTTGCAGAGCGTGGTCCTTCTGTCAGACAGTCAGTTACACCTCTTCCTCCAAAGCCAGCTCTCAGTCCCTGAGATTGAAGCCTGTGTGCAGGGCCGAGGCTCCTTGACGGTGTCTGATGCTATTCTCCGCTACGCTATGTCAAACTGTGGCTGGGCCCAGGAGGAGAAGAGGCAGAGCACCTCCCACCTGGCTAAAGGAGACCAGCTCAACAG TTGCTGCTTTCTTCCAAGATCAGGCAGGAGGAACTCTCCTTCTCCACCCCTCAGTGAAGAGAAGGACCACTTAGAAACATGGGCTCCGGTGATGGACTCTGAGGGCCCATCCTTAGAGAGTCCTATGCTGCCGCCCAGCTCCTCACCATCATGCTGTGATATTGCAGGACCCGAAGAAGGActctctgtgtcccagcctgTGAGAAGGGCTGTGGGAGGGGACCATGCTGTGCCTTTGGACCCTGGTCAGCTAGACACTGTGGGGGAGGTGAGCTGTGGTTGA
- the Snx11 gene encoding sorting nexin-11 isoform X1, whose product MAWLDMSGKEGVVFLPGVESEACWGPDQKGGSLAPPFTLTVEGDFRPRFNRERRRSMSRPGSFVGSTYWLKSVFISRCFLPMGFWCRMLENQELEEVITVRVQDPRVQNEGSWNSYVDYKIFLHTNSKAFTAKTSCVRRRYREFVWLRRQLQRNAGLVPVPELPGKSTFFGSSDEFIEKRRQGLQHFLEKVLQSVVLLSDSQLHLFLQSQLSVPEIEACVQGRGSLTVSDAILRYAMSNCGWAQEEKRQSTSHLAKGDQLNSCCFLPRSGRRNSPSPPLSEEKDHLETWAPVMDSEGPSLESPMLPPSSSPSCCDIAGPEEGLSVSQPVRRAVGGDHAVPLDPGQLDTVGEVSCG is encoded by the exons ATGGCCTGGCTTGACATGtcagggaaggaaggggttgTCTTCCTGCCCGGGGTGGAAAGTGAGGCTTGCTGGGGACCCGACCAGAAAGGAGGAAGCCTGGCTCCTCCGTTTACCTTGACAGTAGAAGGTGACTTTCGTCCCAGGTTTAACCGGGAAAGGAGAAGGAGCAT GAGCCGGCCCGGATCATTTGTTGGCAGTACATATTGGCTGAAGTCAGTTTTCATTTCAAG ATGTTTTCTTCCCATGGGCTTTTGGTGTAGGATGTTGGAGAACCAAGAGCTGGAG GAGGTGATCACGGTGCGTGTGCAGGACCCCCGGGTGCAGAATGAGGGTTCCTGGAATTCTTACGTGGACTATAAGATATTCCTTCAT ACGAACAGCAAGGCCTTTACTGCCAAGACCTCGTGTGTGCGGCGCCGCTACCGTGAGTTTGTGTGGCTGAGGAGACAGCTGCAGAGGAATGCGGGCTTGGT GCCGGTCCCTGAACTTCCTGGGAAGTCCACTTTCTTTGGCAGCTCTGATGAGTTCATTGAGAAGCGACGGCAAGGCCTACAGCATTTCCTAGAAAA GGTCTTGCAGAGCGTGGTCCTTCTGTCAGACAGTCAGTTACACCTCTTCCTCCAAAGCCAGCTCTCAGTCCCTGAGATTGAAGCCTGTGTGCAGGGCCGAGGCTCCTTGACGGTGTCTGATGCTATTCTCCGCTACGCTATGTCAAACTGTGGCTGGGCCCAGGAGGAGAAGAGGCAGAGCACCTCCCACCTGGCTAAAGGAGACCAGCTCAACAG TTGCTGCTTTCTTCCAAGATCAGGCAGGAGGAACTCTCCTTCTCCACCCCTCAGTGAAGAGAAGGACCACTTAGAAACATGGGCTCCGGTGATGGACTCTGAGGGCCCATCCTTAGAGAGTCCTATGCTGCCGCCCAGCTCCTCACCATCATGCTGTGATATTGCAGGACCCGAAGAAGGActctctgtgtcccagcctgTGAGAAGGGCTGTGGGAGGGGACCATGCTGTGCCTTTGGACCCTGGTCAGCTAGACACTGTGGGGGAGGTGAGCTGTGGTTGA
- the Snx11 gene encoding sorting nexin-11 isoform X2, giving the protein MSRPGSFVGSTYWLKSVFISRCFLPMGFWCRMLENQELEEVITVRVQDPRVQNEGSWNSYVDYKIFLHTNSKAFTAKTSCVRRRYREFVWLRRQLQRNAGLVPVPELPGKSTFFGSSDEFIEKRRQGLQHFLEKVLQSVVLLSDSQLHLFLQSQLSVPEIEACVQGRGSLTVSDAILRYAMSNCGWAQEEKRQSTSHLAKGDQLNRQVYYVVHTGLELTVYQASLQLFVIFLLQTMSSEIPVAAFFQDQAGGTLLLHPSVKRRTT; this is encoded by the exons AT GAGCCGGCCCGGATCATTTGTTGGCAGTACATATTGGCTGAAGTCAGTTTTCATTTCAAG ATGTTTTCTTCCCATGGGCTTTTGGTGTAGGATGTTGGAGAACCAAGAGCTGGAG GAGGTGATCACGGTGCGTGTGCAGGACCCCCGGGTGCAGAATGAGGGTTCCTGGAATTCTTACGTGGACTATAAGATATTCCTTCAT ACGAACAGCAAGGCCTTTACTGCCAAGACCTCGTGTGTGCGGCGCCGCTACCGTGAGTTTGTGTGGCTGAGGAGACAGCTGCAGAGGAATGCGGGCTTGGT GCCGGTCCCTGAACTTCCTGGGAAGTCCACTTTCTTTGGCAGCTCTGATGAGTTCATTGAGAAGCGACGGCAAGGCCTACAGCATTTCCTAGAAAA GGTCTTGCAGAGCGTGGTCCTTCTGTCAGACAGTCAGTTACACCTCTTCCTCCAAAGCCAGCTCTCAGTCCCTGAGATTGAAGCCTGTGTGCAGGGCCGAGGCTCCTTGACGGTGTCTGATGCTATTCTCCGCTACGCTATGTCAAACTGTGGCTGGGCCCAGGAGGAGAAGAGGCAGAGCACCTCCCACCTGGCTAAAGGAGACCAGCTCAACAG gcAGGTCTATTATGTGGTCCatactggcctagagctcactgtgTACCAGGCCAGTCTTCAGCTTTTCgtgatctttctgcttcagacAATGAGCTCGGAGatcccag TTGCTGCTTTCTTCCAAGATCAGGCAGGAGGAACTCTCCTTCTCCACCCCTCAGTGAAGAGAAGGACCACTTAG